From a region of the Brevibacterium siliguriense genome:
- a CDS encoding choice-of-anchor G family protein: MKKLRGRSGTGRKIAVGSVAAATAVGLTLLTTSPGTADEQNPNEDSEAYGQLIDADILTADAIDALSAYSSSPSSTEEDSTPINAEVLQAIGVELPGIGIPLISNEGGDGLLELGEAGALNAYGHAPAYNDATASAGAVGADGGLNLDDINNGEYGNAKVDLTSVLGQLNLDGVTDQIVDELSLELGAIASTANSNGEADDSEYAVADGILTVSSPAVGDLSGALNEVVDGAGGTLEEVIGKEGLANDLAGIGLNLDVGLASVNIGGDNTQVSVEVRDALNSVVENVVNEALEDQAGIVSIDLANGDIKIDLAKIVKGGDASDLNGLDPNTQVLTSDTISKITDAVADALGALSGKVNETLTDALNNVHLVIELPASISALGIPAVDGKVTVDATLGQLAGTDDTDPTVTTDLSIAGVPVGNVLNAITQPVINAVLGITKPLIGGILDSTADEVAGAVTGIVDPVLTSLDPVFNALNQVVDLTINEQPTAKDPAEESQVKGNNGPGFTVSAVSLELLPAAEAIDINLASSSVRATAEAPEEPGDDDVNTNAAASAAASATADDDSNAGAEAAAEEAALADATTTASAAADVDATAAAETAAEADASATASADATTETNASATTAAQAAANADNTDDTNAEASAAADADPAASASAASTADSSAAASENAAADADADPTAEAAADTTAEADANVNAAASATASARADEDGNAAAEAAAQEAALADATTTASAAADASAEAAAESAATEEATADTSADASSDPNASAETAAQAAANADNSDDTNGEASAAANANAGAAASAASTADSSSEASAAAAADGDEANASTDGAGAEASASEEANASADGGAASASADGDEAEASASSDSEKAASANSSASSDAGSSADSGSHAGSSTSAGSSTNASGNAGGDLPRTGAEGVPAMAGFAALLIAGGAAAVWATRRYRAGKH, from the coding sequence ATGAAAAAATTGAGAGGCCGGTCCGGAACCGGTCGGAAGATCGCGGTGGGGTCTGTCGCCGCGGCGACAGCAGTGGGTCTGACACTGCTGACGACCTCGCCCGGTACCGCTGATGAACAGAATCCGAACGAAGATTCAGAAGCCTATGGGCAGCTGATCGATGCCGACATTCTGACGGCTGATGCGATTGATGCCCTCTCCGCCTACAGCAGCTCTCCGTCCAGCACGGAGGAGGACAGCACTCCGATCAACGCCGAAGTGCTCCAAGCCATCGGAGTCGAACTCCCCGGAATCGGCATCCCGCTCATCAGCAACGAGGGCGGCGACGGTCTGCTCGAACTCGGCGAAGCTGGAGCGCTCAATGCTTATGGGCACGCTCCTGCCTACAATGACGCCACGGCCAGTGCCGGCGCAGTCGGAGCAGACGGCGGGCTCAATCTCGATGACATCAACAACGGTGAGTACGGCAATGCCAAGGTCGACCTGACCTCGGTCCTCGGCCAGCTCAACCTCGATGGCGTCACCGACCAGATCGTCGATGAACTCAGCCTCGAACTCGGCGCGATCGCCTCGACTGCCAACAGCAACGGCGAAGCCGATGACTCCGAGTACGCCGTCGCCGATGGCATCCTCACGGTCTCGAGCCCTGCAGTGGGCGACCTCTCGGGTGCTCTCAATGAGGTCGTCGATGGCGCAGGCGGCACCCTCGAAGAGGTCATCGGTAAAGAAGGTCTGGCCAATGACCTGGCCGGTATCGGGCTGAATCTGGACGTCGGGCTCGCCTCGGTCAATATCGGTGGAGACAACACCCAGGTGTCCGTCGAAGTCCGAGATGCGCTCAACAGCGTCGTCGAGAACGTCGTCAACGAGGCACTTGAAGACCAAGCTGGGATCGTTTCGATCGACCTCGCCAATGGCGACATCAAGATCGACCTCGCGAAGATCGTCAAGGGCGGCGACGCCTCTGACCTCAACGGCCTCGACCCGAACACCCAGGTACTCACCTCGGACACGATCTCGAAGATCACCGATGCCGTGGCCGATGCCCTCGGCGCTCTCTCCGGAAAGGTCAACGAGACCCTCACGGACGCACTCAATAACGTGCACCTCGTCATCGAGCTCCCAGCGAGCATTTCTGCCCTCGGCATCCCTGCCGTCGACGGCAAGGTCACTGTGGACGCAACACTCGGTCAGCTGGCCGGCACGGATGACACCGACCCGACAGTGACCACCGATCTCTCGATCGCTGGGGTCCCTGTCGGCAATGTGCTCAATGCCATCACTCAGCCGGTAATCAACGCTGTCCTCGGCATCACCAAGCCGCTCATCGGCGGAATCCTCGATTCCACGGCCGACGAAGTCGCTGGTGCTGTGACCGGTATCGTTGATCCGGTCCTGACCTCTCTCGACCCAGTCTTCAACGCGCTCAACCAGGTTGTCGATCTCACGATCAATGAGCAGCCGACCGCGAAGGATCCGGCAGAGGAGAGCCAGGTCAAGGGCAACAACGGACCCGGCTTCACCGTCAGCGCCGTGAGCCTGGAACTGCTTCCCGCAGCCGAGGCTATCGACATCAACCTCGCGTCGTCCTCGGTGCGTGCCACCGCTGAGGCTCCAGAGGAACCGGGCGATGACGATGTGAACACCAACGCAGCAGCTTCTGCCGCCGCATCGGCGACCGCTGATGACGACAGCAATGCCGGCGCCGAAGCCGCCGCAGAGGAGGCAGCACTCGCCGACGCAACGACGACGGCTTCCGCTGCCGCAGACGTCGACGCGACCGCAGCCGCCGAAACAGCAGCTGAGGCCGACGCTTCGGCAACCGCTTCAGCCGATGCGACGACCGAAACCAATGCTTCGGCAACGACCGCCGCTCAGGCAGCTGCCAACGCGGACAATACAGATGACACCAACGCTGAAGCATCAGCGGCTGCGGATGCAGACCCTGCCGCTTCAGCATCGGCCGCTTCGACGGCTGATTCGTCGGCGGCAGCATCTGAGAATGCCGCAGCAGATGCCGACGCTGATCCGACAGCAGAGGCAGCGGCGGACACCACCGCTGAGGCAGACGCGAACGTCAACGCAGCGGCATCGGCGACGGCCTCCGCCCGTGCCGACGAAGACGGAAACGCCGCAGCCGAAGCCGCAGCGCAGGAAGCGGCGCTGGCAGACGCGACGACAACCGCATCTGCCGCTGCTGATGCTTCCGCCGAAGCCGCAGCGGAATCCGCCGCGACCGAGGAAGCCACTGCAGATACATCCGCAGATGCGAGCTCGGATCCGAATGCGTCGGCCGAAACCGCTGCACAGGCTGCAGCCAACGCGGACAACTCGGATGACACCAATGGCGAGGCATCGGCAGCAGCCAATGCGAATGCCGGTGCGGCCGCCTCGGCAGCCTCGACCGCTGACTCGTCCTCCGAAGCATCGGCCGCAGCTGCCGCAGATGGCGACGAAGCCAACGCTTCGACCGACGGCGCCGGGGCGGAAGCCTCAGCATCCGAGGAAGCAAACGCTTCAGCCGACGGAGGCGCAGCCAGCGCCTCGGCAGACGGCGACGAAGCAGAAGCCAGCGCTTCGAGCGATTCCGAGAAGGCCGCCTCGGCGAACTCCTCGGCATCGTCGGACGCCGGATCGTCTGCCGACAGCGGATCGCATGCCGGTTCGAGCACTTCGGCTGGTTCGAGCACCAACGCCTCGGGCAATGCCGGTGGCGACCTGCCGCGGACGGGTGCCGAAGGCGTCCCGGCCATGGCCGGATTCGCCGCGCTGCTCATTGCCGGAGGTGCCGCAGCAGTGTGGGCAACCCGCCGCTACCGCGCCGGCAAGCACTGA
- the galE gene encoding UDP-glucose 4-epimerase GalE, which produces MAVLVTGGAGYIGSHVVRLLAERGDDVLVVDDFSTGIGARVEGLPVVNLDLAASDAEERLVSAIKEHSVDSIIHFAAKKQVGESVEEPVMYFRQNIGALTNILAAVEATGIESLVFSSSAATYGMPDVDMVAEDLGCRPINPYGQTKLIGEWMIDNQIAASQMRGATFNAVKLRYFNVAGAGWNELADTAVMNLIPIVLERLKDGKAPIIFGDDYDTPDGTCIRDYVHVKDLAEAHIAALDYMKVGGTTETVFNVGTGTGASVKEVIDTIAEVTGRDIVPDMGERRAGDPPALVADVTRISALLSWKAEFGLEEIVRSAVEAAEMLPDQKR; this is translated from the coding sequence ATGGCAGTTCTGGTGACCGGAGGGGCAGGATATATCGGTTCGCACGTGGTGCGGCTGCTCGCCGAGCGCGGAGACGATGTGCTCGTCGTTGATGACTTCTCCACCGGCATCGGCGCTCGCGTCGAGGGTCTTCCGGTGGTCAACCTCGACCTGGCTGCCTCCGACGCCGAGGAACGTCTGGTGTCCGCGATCAAGGAACACAGCGTGGACTCGATCATCCACTTCGCCGCGAAGAAGCAAGTCGGTGAGTCCGTCGAAGAGCCGGTCATGTACTTTCGGCAGAACATCGGCGCGCTGACGAACATCCTCGCCGCAGTTGAAGCGACCGGCATCGAATCGCTCGTCTTCTCCTCCTCGGCGGCGACCTACGGTATGCCCGATGTCGACATGGTCGCCGAGGACCTCGGCTGCCGTCCCATCAACCCCTACGGCCAGACGAAGCTCATCGGTGAGTGGATGATCGACAACCAGATCGCCGCCTCCCAGATGCGGGGAGCCACGTTCAACGCTGTGAAGCTGCGTTACTTCAACGTCGCCGGTGCCGGCTGGAACGAACTCGCCGACACCGCCGTCATGAACCTCATCCCGATCGTGCTCGAGCGGTTGAAGGACGGCAAGGCGCCGATAATCTTCGGCGACGATTATGACACGCCCGACGGCACATGCATCCGTGATTACGTCCACGTCAAGGACCTCGCCGAGGCGCATATCGCCGCCCTCGACTACATGAAGGTCGGCGGCACCACGGAGACCGTGTTCAACGTCGGCACCGGGACCGGCGCCTCGGTGAAGGAAGTCATCGACACTATCGCCGAGGTGACCGGCCGTGACATCGTCCCCGACATGGGCGAGCGTCGTGCAGGTGACCCGCCGGCACTGGTCGCCGACGTCACCCGTATCTCCGCCCTGCTCAGCTGGAAGGCCGAGTTCGGGCTTGAGGAGATCGTTCGCAGCGCCGTCGAGGCCGCGGAAATGCTGCCGGACCAAAAGCGATGA